The stretch of DNA GGGCTTCGGTTGGCCTGAGCCTGCCGTTCACCTAGACCTCTGGCGGCTGGCGCTGCACCTGCTGATCGGGGTGGCCCTGCCCCGGCCCACCCCGCTGGCCTTGCGCGGGCCGAATGCCGCCGCTGTGCTGCTCATTGGCCCCCTGACGCTGATTGCCTGTGCCCTGCTGCTACTGACGCTCCAGCGTGCCCAGCAACAACTCCTGCCCGCTACTGCCGACTTGATCGGCACCGGACTGGGCCGCGCCGCTTACAGCCTGTGCCTGCACACGCTGTTTAATCTGTTGCCATTGCCGGGGCTGGATATGGGCCGGATGCTGGCTCACACGGCCCGTCTTTCCAAGTTGCCACGGTTGGTACGCGGCACGCTACTGCCCGCACTGGCCTGGACGGCCCTGTTTCTGACGGGAACGTTGCAATGGGCCACCTCGCCGCTGTGGGCAGGCCTGCAAAGCACTATTACGCTGCTGCCATGACAGGCCTTAAGGCTAGCGAGAATGAACCCTGTTCGCCGTGCGCCTTCCCCGTAGAATGCTGAATCTATGGGCCTTCTCAGTCTGCTGACCTCCAATCCCACCGCGTTCGTCATTATCGCTGTGGCCCTCGTTCTCTCTCTGACTATTCACGAATTTGCCCATGCCTATGTGGCCGACAGATTGGGAGACCCCACGCCGCGCCGATTTGGGCGGGTCACGCTGAATCCGGGCAAGCACCTCGACCCCTTGGGCACGCTGCTGCTCTTGGTTGCAGGCTTCGGATTTGCCAAGCCTGTGCCCATTAATCCAGCCAATCTGGGACGCTGGGGCACGCTTTGGGTATCGGCAGCAGGCCCGATCAGCAACCTGATCATTGCCTTCGTAGCTGCTGTCTTGTTGCGGGTACTGCCCCAAAACGACTTGACTTTTCAGGTCTTGCTGACTGTACTTGGTATCAATGTCGTCTTGGCCGTCTTCAACCTGATTCCTATTCCCCTGCTGGACGGCAGCCGCATTTTGGGCGCACTGGTGCCGTCGCTGGGCCGCAGCCTCGCGCAATTTGAAGCCATGCCGTTCAGCTTCTTGTTGGTGATGGGTTTCATCTTTCTGGCCCGCGAGCCTATCAGCGGAATCATTCGCACCGTACAAAGCTGGGTGCTGGGTATCGTGGGTTAGGCATAAGCGCTTACGCTGAACAGCACAACTATGCTTAAGGCTCTAGCAACAAGCGCCGCCCCCATGTGTTACCAGGGGCGGCGCTTAACTGGGGATGCAAATTGTTGAACTCGATAGGCCTCAGCTCAGGCTGAACATCATCGCTACGTGTGCCGCTGTGCCGCCCAACACAAACAAATGCCAGACCTCGTGGAAGCCCCAGTGCTTGGGGAACATGCGCCCACGTGGGCCGGGCAGCCAGCGTTTGGTGCCGTACACGACTGCGCCCACCGAATACAGCACGCCCCCTGCGGCCAGCCAGAAAATTGCGGCGGAGGGCAGGTTACGTACCAGTTGCGGCATCAGGGCCAACGCTGTCCAGCCCATGCCTGCATACAGCAGGGTGCTGATCCAGCGGGGCAGGCGCATGGTCACAAGCTTCAGGGTGATTCCGGCAATGGCAATGCCCCAGATGACCCACAGCACGGCCTCGCGCCACACACCTTCTAGCCCGTAGTAGGCGACTGGGGTATAGCTTCCAGCGATCAGCA from Deinococcus sp. QL22 encodes:
- a CDS encoding site-2 protease family protein; this encodes MGLLSLLTSNPTAFVIIAVALVLSLTIHEFAHAYVADRLGDPTPRRFGRVTLNPGKHLDPLGTLLLLVAGFGFAKPVPINPANLGRWGTLWVSAAGPISNLIIAFVAAVLLRVLPQNDLTFQVLLTVLGINVVLAVFNLIPIPLLDGSRILGALVPSLGRSLAQFEAMPFSFLLVMGFIFLAREPISGIIRTVQSWVLGIVG
- a CDS encoding hemolysin III family protein; this translates as MIRLSAPREPVNAITHWAGAAAALIVLGPLLWWAHSRGLSLWPFVVFGVSTVALYAASASYHSFRAGERGLLWLRKLDHAGIFLLIAGSYTPVAYYGLEGVWREAVLWVIWGIAIAGITLKLVTMRLPRWISTLLYAGMGWTALALMPQLVRNLPSAAIFWLAAGGVLYSVGAVVYGTKRWLPGPRGRMFPKHWGFHEVWHLFVLGGTAAHVAMMFSLS